The DNA region tAAAGGAAAACGGGAAGTTTGCTTACCTCATTCCAGTTTAGTTAATTTGTTATGTTACCATAGCATTACCTTTGGCATGTTCGAGGAAATGTGCAATCATTGATCGTTACAAGCTTAAGTTTTTGCGCTAGGAATGTTTAGGATTTCTTTCTTCATATTATATCAAGGACAACTATATACTCAGCAGTGTGTTAGCAAAAACGTCGACTCACTTGGTAGTCGAGTGGTTTTGaaagttaaatttaaattttatttttagtaaGTTCCAGGTAGGCGTTCTAGCGCCTTGAATATAACCAGAGTACAGAATGTGTTCAGATCATAAGAACACATTCCTCAGAATTACAGCTTCAGTTtcctttttcactttttgttgctgtcaaAACTATCTTGTTTGTTATAGAACATGTTCCTCAAATCGCTTCCAGCCTTTTTGCATCACACTAAAGTAACACACGAACAAATTGGCTCAACTGCCTTATTCGACGATAAGCGAGAAGAACAAAGGTCATCTATTCATTGGCGGTTTTGAGATCACATTTACCATCATTCACGCTCAGGATAAACATTCAacacctttcttttttcttcaaatcaATATTGCTGTGCTAATGGTTAGAACGAAATAAGACGTGACTCGTAGAGTTTTGATAAACAAGTGACTTTATTATTAACAGGGCGTTGAGGGTATTTCCTTGCTTATGGCTAGAATGTGGGAGGCTTTCTTTTCCTTATTATGCATGGTCAAAATAAGAACATATGGCAATCTGTAGGCGAATGTTAAGGTTTTTGTTCATTCCCTAAGTTAAGTGTTAGGATCCGAAATGaaattgtatgtgtgtgtacgtatATGCTATTCTGTATTAGGTTCTCGTACTCTACGACTTACTAGTTTTTCTCACTTTACTTTCTATCTTACTTATCTTTTCTTCCTATCTAACGCTGGAAATATTACGCATCAGCTCCCGTTGGTTCGAGGAGGATTGTTGCtcatttatattatttacCTGGTGAGCTAATCCAGCAGGTCGCACCAAAACGTTGCGCGCAAAGTCCCTAACTGTCCCAACTcagtttttatccaaatgTTAGGGCCAATCAAAACCAAGCACCTCTTATGTACGCAAAATGCATCAGACGAGCTCACCGGGCATTGGATTGTGAAAACTGTGCGATGGCGTGCGGTTAAAATTCGCTCACCTGACTGCAACGTCGGACTCTGAGAGCTCATGGCAGAACAAAGCGTTGGTGAATGGCTTAATCATTCCCAGGTGCTAGTAAAAGCGATGGAAAATGAGTGGGCTGGGCACTGTAAGAACTATGGCGCTCAGCTTGAGCAATTGAGGCATGGAGCATGACTGGACGAGCTCGTAGGCACGAGCAATGATCGTTGGCCGTATTGTTCGTATATTTGGCGTAAAAACAGCACCAGACGATTCCTAACTTCACCTGTCGTCGATTCTGTTAATCCGGAATTCGCACGAACAACAATTCTCGGAAGCGGTTCCGAGATGTGGGTGCGATTCCGAGAACTCAACACCAGGAATCAACATCCCGGAAATTAATTTTACGTCGAAAATACTGATTGGTTGAGGAACAACTATGAACCAACCCATTTTGTTCAACAGCTTTCACAAAGAACCATTATTTTTCGGCACGTTTGTAAGTGGCCCTGCCTGGAGCGAATCATCCTTGCCACGATCGTCTGAATGGGAATCTGCAACGGGATGTGAATAACAATAGGATGGGTGTTCGCTGCTAATATCGACATCCAGGGATCGACACTGCGCTCACGCAAACTGCTACACTGCACTTAGCGATGCGCGCTAAGTGTGTGGAGAACACACCTGACCTAGTGTGCTACAGGCTACCGGTCGAGCAGAGCTCCCGGTAGGGCTTACGGTGCGGTTCGTGCGCGCGGCCCCTTACttaatttgttgtgtttttttttattatttattattcagccgtaccgacgaactcgttcgacgagaaacattcgtcgctcatgagtggacagggttgtacaactaggttggccagtacaaaatctatacgggTTTCTAATTTTTcatctagagggctatgaattTTTCATCGAGTTCGATTCCCATTCAGAACGTCCCTCTGGATAGCCGGATAGCCACGGTTGCACAATAATTCAAAATGAACCTTAATGAACCGTAGCATACTCTGTTACGTCAACGAAGGAAAGGATTGGCGATGAAACAGTGCAGTAGAttaacaaaagaagaagaaaaatgttgGATAAAGTCATTGATGTTTCCAGACTGCAACGGAGGAGGCTCAAATTACCATTTGCCGACTGCAACGGAAGAGATTTCGACATGCTGGTCAGATTGCAACGGGCGTGACCAaattacagcaaaaaaaaaatgcaccgaAGAAGAGAGTGACAAGCGAACGAGAGTAGCAAGGCGAACATTTGGCACTGTCCCTAATCGCTCTGATGGTAAGTGTAAGTTCGTTTCTTTCTGTATGCAAAAAAACCTACGGCAATTACACATGCCTTAATAATAATTGATAACATTTTGTACCAGTTCTGTATGCTGTTATAGCCTAATGGCTATTTTACTTTATTGAGAAGCTGAGCGTACACCTTCTGCAAAACTGCCACGTACATGAGATATACACCCATTCCGGCTAAGGGCGGAAAAAAGTGAGCAAATTTAAACGCGGCAGCGCGATTGCAGATGCGCTCGAAAGCGATAGATAATAGAATAGcaaaatgcacacacgcatataTCTCCCAAGCAAGGATAGGTATTAGATTATACGTCCAAGAGACTTTATTCGCCTGCCAACCGTGCCCGccaacacactcactcactccaCGTTTGGTGTTGAGTGGTTGCGGGTTTACTTGGTCGGTACGTAGGTGGCAATTAGGGCAGATTTCGGCGACAACGGTACGGCATCGACCGGTACCTTGGTTCTacggaagaaaaagaagacgaAAACATGGGGTATTAAGACAAGCAACGAGCCGAGAGAAGGGTGAGTGGTGACTTACTTTACGCCAACATTCGGAACGGCATAGTTCTGGCTCGTCAGCACCACCGTCAGCTCGCTGCCAATGCCATCGATACCGCTGAAGTCGAACGTCGTCTTCTGGTCGGTCGAAGCGAGATTCAGCACGACAAAGTATCCTGGGTTGCCCGACTTTAGCCTAAAGGAGGTGAGAGATTAAGTAAATAGCAGTTAGCAGTTGAATTGAGTGAATTGAGTCAACGAAATCGAACTACATTTAAACTCAAACAAAATACAGAACAAATGGGTGTTAGTAACGAAAACGGGTCACTTACAAACAGCTGTGTTGAACGTGTAATTGTGAATTATTGTTAGCGCATCGTAGAGCGATAGGAAAGCATTTTACAAAGAAGATCAGAGAGATGTGTGAAGGGGTTAGTTAGCGAGATTCGGCAGCGTTAAAGCCAGTGGTTTAAAACCGCTTACCGTGTGTATGCGATGGCCGACGCGTTCGCATCGGTGTACGCGTTGAACAGCCCGTGCTGGAACGAGGGTGTGGCGCGGAACTTTTCCAACGTTTCCACACTCTCGCTAGACACATTACCGCGGGTCAGCACGTCCAGTGGGAAGACGGGCACGCCGGGCAGCAGGAAGTGGAACACGGTGTACTCGGACGCTGGCACGTGCTCGAGCGAGGCCCGATCGTAGcgcagctgcagccagggTTTGCCCGAACCGGCCCCGCTAGCCACCACCGCGTACTCGCTGATCGTTCGGTAAGCGTTCTCGATGTCGTGGCGCAGCTTGCGCGCCACATCCGGCCCGCTGCCCTCGCGCAAATCGAACTCAATGTTGCCGTACAGCGGGGCATCCATCTGCAGCGTCCCGTTCACGGCGAAAACCTCCGGCCGCAGAATGTCCTCCGTCACGGACAGGAACCCTTCGCCGTCCGTCTGCTCGTGCACCAGCTCCACCAGCTCGCGGAACAGCTCGCCGAGCCCCTCGCGGTACGTCGTCTCCTTGTGCGTCCAGAAGCCGTAGTCGGTGTGCGTGAGCGACTTGTCCGCCTCCTCCAGGTTCATGGGCGCCTCGTCGCCACCGTCGCGGTTGATCAGCAGATGCTTCGCGTTGGCCAACCGTACGCCCCGCACGCCCTGGCCCAGCAGTGCTTTGAGGGTGGCCTTCAGCTTGTCCCGGGCCGCCGGTTCGCCGAGCTGCAGATCGTACCGATCCGCTCCGAACTGGGACAGCACGTACTGGTTGTTGGAGGCGTTCTTCCACGCACTACCCTCCTCGGCAATCGACAGCCAGTTCGGGGGTTTCATGCCTGCCTCGCGCCACACGAACGCCGAGTGAGCGGCACTGTCCGGCTTCTGGAGCGCCTCCTGGAACAGCGCATCCTCCTTGGTGACGTAGTTGGGAGTGATGTCCACCACGACCTTCACGTCCTTGGTGCTGCAAATGGTAAAATGTGAATAGGAATGGTATTAACAAAATGGTAGCGGAAGTGTTGAAACAGACACACTTCGGAAATGCACAAAATTTCACAACAAACCCATCATTAAGTGAGTATGAACGTCAATATTGGGTTAAAGTCTCTCCAGGCTGCAGCAGTGTAAGATCAATTGTTTCTCTGTTTCTCAACAGTTTGAATCGTTCCGTCATTTTAGATACATTGGTTGTCTCTTAAAGAGGAACATTGCCCTTAGACGACCGATTAGATTATCTGACCTGCAGTTGCTATTTCGCTGTCTAGATTCTCCAAGTAGCCTCAATGGATGATAAATCTGTAGCACTATTCAAACTACAACGGCTCAGACGGCACACACTAACGAGCAACCGTACCAATAAGGGTGATGAAAGGAATTCCACTTCCGGAGACGGTTAATTGAGCAGCTTAAAG from Anopheles coluzzii chromosome X, AcolN3, whole genome shotgun sequence includes:
- the LOC120960957 gene encoding uncharacterized protein LOC120960957 translates to MDESVRNSTKLDIEGVRQQSATEALRAESEPKESYRKLGEPDVNRNGFDATTTIRAENGHHAMPRENGTGAKDGEEERMLNGAGVEPSGAEPTEKDKLAQKEVEVKFIPSQNGDARIDMELESQQALTGMTKEELMKYANDPFWVRLRWLLFVLFWALWGAMLLGSFYIIYDAPKCAAPVPLSWWQEGPLVELDGERQFADQLPEVERYGAKGVIYRLPADETYLVETAAVQGKLKQLVSTFGTKDVKVVVDITPNYVTKEDALFQEALQKPDSAAHSAFVWREAGMKPPNWLSIAEEGSAWKNASNNQYVLSQFGADRYDLQLGEPAARDKLKATLKALLGQGVRGVRLANAKHLLINRDGGDEAPMNLEEADKSLTHTDYGFWTHKETTYREGLGELFRELVELVHEQTDGEGFLSVTEDILRPEVFAVNGTLQMDAPLYGNIEFDLREGSGPDVARKLRHDIENAYRTISEYAVVASGAGSGKPWLQLRYDRASLEHVPASEYTVFHFLLPGVPVFPLDVLTRGNVSSESVETLEKFRATPSFQHGLFNAYTDANASAIAYTRLKSGNPGYFVVLNLASTDQKTTFDFSGIDGIGSELTVVLTSQNYAVPNVGVKTKVPVDAVPLSPKSALIATYVPTK